A stretch of the Ischnura elegans chromosome 5, ioIscEleg1.1, whole genome shotgun sequence genome encodes the following:
- the LOC124158930 gene encoding complement component 1 Q subcomponent-binding protein, mitochondrial isoform X1 yields MNGLMKVASRMPQMKNVLSPLGQAFYARNVVRNSTLVTKRQFARNIWHMCSSRSDAGINTEVKLKRHSELCSCGCGIHGVHTKSDKELVEFLNEEIAAEKKSMKMAQEPAEFEGFQVQFDGSDVNLTKKLADETITISFNVNHTVDAEPPEPQLNPKMDKPELGEMKSKPSFEVDITKGNKTLSFTCSFIDDAEEQQQPSDDSYGDIFGIDEMTMFEGEWNEKVYAVSGEILDGYLYDLLMSQLEDRGISNEFVDKLSQFSTQYEHKSYVNLLEKLQKFASGK; encoded by the exons ATGAACGGTTTAATGAAAGTggcatctcgaatgcctcaaaTGAAAAACGTTTTGAGTCCTTTGGGTCAGGCTTTCTATGCAAGAAATGTGGTGAGAAATAGTACTCTCGTTACGAAAAGGCAGTTCGCTAGAAATATATGGCACATGTGCTCCTCAAGATCTGATGCCGGCATAAATACCGAAGTGAAATTGAAAAGACATAGTGAGCTTTGTAGTTGTGGTTGTGGTATACATGGAGTTCATACTAAAA GTGATAAGGAATTAGTTGAGTTTTTGAATGAAGAAATTGCTGCCGAGAAAAAGTCAATGAAGATGGCTCAAGAACCGGCGGAGTTCGAAGGATTTCAAGTACAGTTTGACGGGTCGGACGTTAACCTAACGAAGAAACTTGCAGATGAAAC gATAACGATTAGCTTCAATGTAAATCATACTGTGGATGCCGAGCCGCCGGAACCACAATTAAATCCGAAGATGGACAAACCAGAGTTGGGTGAAATGAAATCTAAACCTAGTTTTGAGGTAGATATAACAAAGGGGAATAAAACTTTGAGTTTTACCTGTTCATTTATTGATGATGCTGAAGAACAGCAGCAGCCCTCAGACGACTCGTACG GTGACATATTTGGGATCGATGAAATGACTATGTTTGAAGGAGAATGGAATGAGAAGGTGTATGCTGTGTCTGGAGAAATTCTTGATGGG tACCTGTATGATCTTCTGATGAGTCAACTTGAAGACAGAGGAATTTCCAATGAGTTTGTCGACAAGCTTTCCCAATTCAGCACTCAATATGAACATAAGAGTTATGTAAATCttttagaaaaattacagaagTTTGCTTCCGGAAAGTAA
- the LOC124158930 gene encoding complement component 1 Q subcomponent-binding protein, mitochondrial isoform X2, with product MNGLMKVASRMPQMKNVLSPLGQAFYARNVVRNSTLVTKRQFARNIWHMCSSRSDAGINTEVKLKRHTSYDSQFAPASGDKELVEFLNEEIAAEKKSMKMAQEPAEFEGFQVQFDGSDVNLTKKLADETITISFNVNHTVDAEPPEPQLNPKMDKPELGEMKSKPSFEVDITKGNKTLSFTCSFIDDAEEQQQPSDDSYGDIFGIDEMTMFEGEWNEKVYAVSGEILDGYLYDLLMSQLEDRGISNEFVDKLSQFSTQYEHKSYVNLLEKLQKFASGK from the exons ATGAACGGTTTAATGAAAGTggcatctcgaatgcctcaaaTGAAAAACGTTTTGAGTCCTTTGGGTCAGGCTTTCTATGCAAGAAATGTGGTGAGAAATAGTACTCTCGTTACGAAAAGGCAGTTCGCTAGAAATATATGGCACATGTGCTCCTCAAGATCTGATGCCGGCATAAATACCGAAGTGAAATTGAAAAGACATA CTTCATACGATAGTCAATTTGCCCCTGCTTCAGGTGATAAGGAATTAGTTGAGTTTTTGAATGAAGAAATTGCTGCCGAGAAAAAGTCAATGAAGATGGCTCAAGAACCGGCGGAGTTCGAAGGATTTCAAGTACAGTTTGACGGGTCGGACGTTAACCTAACGAAGAAACTTGCAGATGAAAC gATAACGATTAGCTTCAATGTAAATCATACTGTGGATGCCGAGCCGCCGGAACCACAATTAAATCCGAAGATGGACAAACCAGAGTTGGGTGAAATGAAATCTAAACCTAGTTTTGAGGTAGATATAACAAAGGGGAATAAAACTTTGAGTTTTACCTGTTCATTTATTGATGATGCTGAAGAACAGCAGCAGCCCTCAGACGACTCGTACG GTGACATATTTGGGATCGATGAAATGACTATGTTTGAAGGAGAATGGAATGAGAAGGTGTATGCTGTGTCTGGAGAAATTCTTGATGGG tACCTGTATGATCTTCTGATGAGTCAACTTGAAGACAGAGGAATTTCCAATGAGTTTGTCGACAAGCTTTCCCAATTCAGCACTCAATATGAACATAAGAGTTATGTAAATCttttagaaaaattacagaagTTTGCTTCCGGAAAGTAA
- the LOC124158932 gene encoding TP53-regulated inhibitor of apoptosis 1-like, whose translation MNSVGENCNELKKQYDTCFNSWFSEHFLKGNANDDVCAPLFKVYQECVKTALKDQKIDLGEIEHDVLGTEKEKEIPTNEKMGS comes from the exons ATGAATAGCGTTGGAGAAAATTGTAATGAACTCAAGAAACAATACGACACATGCTTCAATTCATGGTTCTCCGAGCACTTTTTAAAGGGAAATGCGAATGACGATGTGTGCGCACCTCTGTTCAAAGTTTATCAAGAATGCGTGAAA aCTGCTCTCAAGGATCAAAAAATTGATTTAGGAGAGATAGAACATGATGTACTTGGCacagaaaaagagaaagagataCCTACAAATGAAAAGATGGGCAGCTGA